One Ostrea edulis chromosome 2, xbOstEdul1.1, whole genome shotgun sequence genomic region harbors:
- the LOC125679985 gene encoding fibrocystin-L-like: MTEVMTVSRRPDKVDINESQLKPENEFRYLDSIFTEIETRWAEVFSIDPHYGSACGETRVLVSGIGFSQDKINEGNQVLLVSDVTSYDCTVNKDGTIETMIMCYTVFGMAEGAYYVKVKVDGILVADADMCKPNGPQSSNCRFEVRKQNTPLITSITPVAFPPGPESVLDMTALMFTDRFMTNVATGTNGKVETLNRVYAGPLPCALQKENGDLSCRAMNTLLVSINKQIYQFQTYAEITGVSPASGSTEGGTNLAITGRYFTGMKENTKVYVGGVQCEIKSITSTEIQCVTPKKPASLPSYFCGNRGLTLNVWTGQTKTYAELGDVEMLTSSDSGYSQLHTDQSYFSHSASNYVSRAQGFFVAPYSGEYSFMIKSADVSSLRLSTDSDPANKVEVGKCESTCPKYSSTPSQTSGRVALIEQQKYYMEVLHSHGSSGDPSVQVAAHLYNTDLTNQSTGIATMEHQVVKVTSTVNREVQKIQIVVGTPVGSSLNEKQVVVVKETSGTFSDATFRLGLYGVYTVSKEYYRT; the protein is encoded by the exons GGGCTGAAGTCTTCTCAATAGACCCTCACTATGGCAGTGCTTGTGGAGAGACAAGAGTTTTGGTCAGTGGCATTGGTTTTTCACAAGACAAAATTAATGAAGGCAATCAAGTTCTACTTGTCTCTGATGTCACTTCCTATGATTGTACAGTCAACAAGGATGGAACCATAGAAACCATGATCATGTGCTATACTGT ATTTGGTATGGCGGAGGGTGCATATTATGTAAAGGTGAAAGTGGATGGCATACTGGTTGCTGATGCAGACATGTGTAAACCTAATGGTCCGCAAAGTAGTAACTGTCGATTTGAG GTCAGAAAACAGAACACACCTTTAATTACAAGTATCACACCTGTTGCCTTCCCCCCAGGACCAGAGTCAGTATTGGACATGACAGCTCTAATGTTTACAGACAGGTTTATGACTAATGTGGCAACAGGCACAAATGGCAAAGTAGAAACTTTGAACAGAGTTTATGCTGGGCCACTTCCTTGTGCTTTGCAGAAAGAAAATGGAGACTT ATCTTGTCGTGCCATGAATACTCTCCTGGTCAGTATCAACAAACAGATCTATCAGTTCCAGACATATGCAGAAATTACTGGTGTATCCCCAGCATCAGGGAGTACTGAAGGGGGGACAAATCTTGCTATCACTGGGAGATACTTCACTGGGATGAAGGAAAACACTAAAGTGTATGTTGGAG GTGTTCAGTGTGAAATCAAGTCAATTACCAGTACCGAGATACAGTGTGTTACTCCCAAAAAACCTGCAAGTCTGCCCTCATACTTTTGTG gcAACCGGGGATTGACTTTGAATGTTTGGACTGGTCAGACTAAAACGTATGCTGAACTAGGAGATGTTGAAATGCTGACAAGCTCAGATTCTGGATACAGTCAGCTCCATACTGATCAATCATACTTCAGTCACTCAGCAAGCAACTATGTATCTCGAGCACAAGGTTTCTTTGTAGCCCCATACTCAGGAGAGTACTCCTTTATGATCAAGTCAGCAGATGTGTCGAGTCTCAGGCTCAGCACTGACAGTGATCCAGCTAACAAG GTTGAAGTTGGTAAGTGTGAGAGCACTTGTCCTAAGTATTCATCAACACCAAGTCAGACCTCAGGAAGGGTAGCACTGATTGAACAGCAAAA ATACTACATGGAAGTGTTACACTCACATGGATCCTCTGGAGACCCTTCAGTTCAAGTAGCAGCTCACCTCTATAACACAGATTTAACCAATCAAAGTACAGGAATTGCCACTATGGAACATCAAGTTGTGAAG GTAACATCCACCGTCAATAGAGAGGTGCAGAAAATTCAAATTGTGGTAGGAACACCAGTAGGCAGTTCTTTGAATGAAAAGCAGGTTGTTGTAGTCAAGGAAACCAGTGGTACTTTCTCTGATGCAACCTTCAGACTTGGGCTGTATGGTGTCTATACAG TTAGTAAAGAATATTACAGAACTTGA